In one Drosophila pseudoobscura strain MV-25-SWS-2005 chromosome X, UCI_Dpse_MV25, whole genome shotgun sequence genomic region, the following are encoded:
- the Pep gene encoding zinc finger protein on ecdysone puffs isoform X4, with protein MVSVKVNGNQQQQHHRSANSSSANNLKANINMAFRGNQNRNRNFGGGGGGGGGGNNYGGPMGANRMGGMNMSPWESQNPGGGQFGNNMRQGGGQMNAQAINLANNLLNNLFRNQNPPSLLDLPRGGGGMGNRNQRGGPPHQGLAVCQRA; from the exons ATGGTCAG CGTTAAAGTCAACGgaaaccagcaacagcagcaccatcgTTCAGCAAACTCGAGCAGCGCCAACAATCTCAAGGCCAACATCAATATGGCATTCCGTGGAAACCAGAACCGTAACCGCAACtttggtggcggcggcggcggcggtggtggtggcaacAACTATGGCGGACCCATGGGTGCCAACCGAATGGGCGGCATGAACATGTCACCCTGGGAGTCGCAGAACCCCGGCGGTGGACAGTTTGGCAACAATATGCGCCAGGGCGGCGGACAGATGAACGCCCAGGCCATCAATTTGGCCAACAATCTGCTGAACAATCTGTTCAGGAACCAGAACCCACCCTCGCTGCTGGACTTGCCgcgcggcggcggtggcatgGGAAATCGTAATCAGCGTGGCGGCCCG CCCCACCAAGGACTCGCCGTATGCCAGCGTGCCTAA
- the Pep gene encoding zinc finger protein on ecdysone puffs isoform X3: MFYCHLCKKHMWDANSFENHIKGRTHLMMREGIEESYRLKANMIRQEAKIAEQLKSIEFDRLKRMGKSKQRQLDYCTMCDLNFHGHISTHRKSEGHLQLKKFLHPKCIECNKEFATRIDFDTHLLSAEHLKKAAESNTKVGERKRQTLPISTEEEETRDLRLPQKRKKKPVKKEGETEIKKEAGAEGETAEGEEAEGEETKEGEEAADDTKEGEELNEGEEEEEVALPVDPEDCIVDFLDGDEIPSEVDLRLPKYNWQRAVGAGLISKLECFECSVCSKFFDTEVTAEIHSRTATHHRNFLKFINEKSSDTKIAQKRAAAALEETERKKRKIEEAEAPAAEGTAAEGETTEGGEGELYDPSEATGDDEDFEMVEANPEGGEGEGEGDEEGAEGEDGQGEDNGEEEMEAQDEEEANEDQEVEPEPEPAAPTPAPATPAAKPEPAKTPVKAAAPAAAAAVAAAAASASPAPAGTPDASPSPAKKATPARAAAGPKATPQRQRARGRYNRY; this comes from the coding sequence ATGTTCTACTGTCATCTGTGCAAGAAGCACATGTGGGACGCCAACTCGTTCGAGAATCACATCAAGGGACGCACCCATCTGATGATGCGCGAGGGCATTGAGGAGAGCTATCGCCTGAAGGCGAACATGATCCGACAGGAGGCCAAGATCGCCGAGCAGCTCAAGTCGATTGAGTTCGATCGCCTGAAGCGCATGGGCAAGAGCAAGCAGCGCCAGCTGGACTACTGCACCATGTGCGATCTGAACTTCCACGGCCACATCTCGACCCATCGCAAGTCGGAGGGACATCTGCAGCTGAAGAAGTTCCTGCACCCCAAGTGCATCGAGTGCAACAAGGAGTTCGCCACTCGCATCGATTTCGACACCCATCTGCTCTCCGCCGAGCATCTGAAGAAGGCCGCCGAGAGCAACACCAAGGTGGGCGAGCGCAAGCGTCAGACTTTGCCGATCAgcaccgaggaggaggagacgcGCGATCTGCGTCTGCCCCAGAAGCGCAAGAAGAAGCCCGTGAAGAAGGAGGGTGAGACCGAGATCAAGAAGGAGGCTGGTGCCGAAGGTGAGACAGCCGAAGGCGAGGAGGCCGAGGGTGAGGAGACCAAGGAGGGCGAGGAAGCCGCCGACGATACCAAGGAGGGTGAGGAGCTCAACGagggcgaggaggaggaggaggtcgCTTTGCCCGTCGACCCCGAGGACTGCATCGTAGACTTCCTAGACGGCGACGAGATCCCCAGCGAGGTGGACCTCCGCCTGCCCAAATACAACTGGCAGCGTGCCGTCGGCGCCGGCCTCATCTCGAAGCTGGAGTGCTTCGAATGCTCTGTATGCAGCAAATTCTTCGACACTGAGGTGACCGCCGAGATCCACTCTCGCACGGCCACCCATCACCGCAACTTCCTCAAGTTCATCAACGAGAAGTCCAGCGACACCAAGATCGCCCAGAAGCGCGCTGCCGCCGCCCTGGAGGAGACTGAGCGTAAGAAGCGCAAGATCGAGGAGGCTGAGGCCCCCGCCGCCGAGGGCACCGCTGCCGAGGGAGAGACCACCGAGGGTGGCGAAGGCGAGCTGTACGACCCATCAGAGGCCACTGGCGATGATGAGGACTTCGAGATGGTCGAGGCCAACCCCGAAGGCGGTGAGGGCGAGGGTGAAGGTGATGAAGAGGGTGCCGAGGGCGAGGATGGCCAAGGCGAGGACAACGGCGAGGAGGAGATGGAGGCCCAGGACGAAGAGGAGGCCAATGAAGATCAGGAAGtcgagccagaaccagagccggCAGCTCCAACCCCAGCACCGGCCACGCCTGCCGCCAAACCAGAGCCTGCCAAGACTCCGGTCAAGGCTGCTGCTccggccgccgccgccgccgtcgctgctgctgctgcgtctgctTCACCTGCACCAGCAGGCACCCCAGACGCATCCCCATCGCCGGCCAAGAAGGCCACTCCCGCCAGGGCCGCCGCCGGGCCCAAGGCAACGCCGCAGCGTCAGCGCGCTCGGGGCCGCTACAACCGGTACTAG
- the LOC4813654 gene encoding prostaglandin D2 receptor translates to MSAETSNTTPLLDLLIGSTSSTISPTAAPPARALYANRNRLIFSLIIMGLGVFGNSLALVILARKKHNKNSKYTLMLRCLATNNLVALLGMLTTSLLKYNMHKEGVQSDMRLDCVGHVVWRFFGLSSGCIAAVMAAERWMALARPFIYHKHITYELIRKSINSIVIAALIITFLPLVGFGAYIDESNPDRMKCIRYRDAEGFWNKAYAVVFMVFGTLLCIVIVTCNLFVAHTLLCVIGKSRTAKRHMHYDLVRDKASMQSIDPESSSGTTLYQTQYSTGSGTGSNHSAPHRQSSRQFQHSVSVTMAGTESSPVEIKFAKLMAFLSISFVICWMPQMIAIPLAIAPDRVDKKNVFFLIADVLTALHFTSDPYIYVLSRSKSINWSLLSCVKRWRGGWRQGGLRRSQSDQSRMRTTMTEANTLDCNFN, encoded by the exons ATGTCTGCGGAAACATCAAACACCACTCCGCTGCTGGACCTGCTGatcggcagcaccagcagcaccatcagccCCACCGCTGCACCGCCAGCAAGGGCTCTCTATGCGAATCGGAACCGTTTGATCTTCAGCCTCATAATCATGGGTCTGGGGGTGTTCGGAAATTCTCTGGCTCTCGTTATTTTGGCGCGCAAAAAGCACAACAAGAACAGCAAATACACTCTCATGTTGCG CTGCCTGGCCACCAACAATCTAGTGGCTCTGCTGGGAATGCTGACCACCTCGCTTCTGAAGTACAACATGCACAAGGAGGGGGTTCAATCCGACATGCGGCTGGACTGTGTGGGGCATGTGGTGTGGCGCTTCTTTGGCCTCAGTTCCGGATGCATTGCAGCCGTAATGGCCGCTGAACGTTGGATGGCCCTGGCCCGACCCTTTATCTACCACAAG CACATCACCTATGAGCTGATCCGGAAGAGCATCAATAGCATTGTGATTGCGGCCTTGATCATCACGTTCCTGCCCCTTGTGGGCTTCGGAGCCTACATCGACGAGTCGAATCCAGACAGAATGAAATGCATACGATACCGTGATGCCGAGGGCTTCTGGAACAAGGCATATGCTGTGGTATTCATGGTCTTTG GCACGCTTCTGTGCATCGTGATCGTGACCTGTAACCTGTTCGTGGCCCACACCCTGCTCTGTGTGATCGGTAAGAGTCGCACGGCCAAGCGGCACATGCACTACGATCTGGTGCGGGACAAGGCCAGTATGCAGAGTATCGACCCGGAGAGCAGCAGTGGCACCACCCTCTACCAGACGCAGTACAGCACTGGAAGCGGAACCGGCAGCAACCACAGTGCGCCCCACAGGCAATCGTCCCGACAGTTCCAGCACAGTGTCAGCGTAACGATGGCGGGCACAGAATCCTCGCCGGTGGAGATCAAGTTTGCCAAGCTGATGGCCTTTCTGAGCATCTCGTTTGTCATCTGCTGGATGCCCCAGATG ATTGCCATACCCTTGGCCATTGCCCCGGACCGAGTTGACAAGAAAAACGTGTTCTTTCTCATTGCGGATGTCCTCACGGCCCTGCACTTCACATCGGATCCGTACATCTATGTGCTGAGTCGCTCCAAGTCCATCAACTGGTCCCTGCTGAGCTGCGTCAAGCGCTGGCGCGGCGGCTGGCGCCAGGGCGGACTACGTCGCTCCCAGAGCGATCAGAGCCGGATGCGCACCACCATGACGGAGGCGAATACTCTCGACTGTAACTTCAACTAA
- the Pep gene encoding zinc finger protein on ecdysone puffs isoform X1 codes for MVSVKVNGNQQQQHHRSANSSSANNLKANINMAFRGNQNRNRNFGGGGGGGGGGNNYGGPMGANRMGGMNMSPWESQNPGGGQFGNNMRQGGGQMNAQAINLANNLLNNLFRNQNPPSLLDLPRGGGGMGNRNQRGGPMVSRGGGAGNRLNNRRGQGGFQNRGATGGGSGGPKPPQKQGGGGIRKQNAFDRAKKLLAKNANQNKKKEPTPGEKKIESPTKDSPYASVPNDMFYCHLCKKHMWDANSFENHIKGRTHLMMREGIEESYRLKANMIRQEAKIAEQLKSIEFDRLKRMGKSKQRQLDYCTMCDLNFHGHISTHRKSEGHLQLKKFLHPKCIECNKEFATRIDFDTHLLSAEHLKKAAESNTKVGERKRQTLPISTEEEETRDLRLPQKRKKKPVKKEGETEIKKEAGAEGETAEGEEAEGEETKEGEEAADDTKEGEELNEGEEEEEVALPVDPEDCIVDFLDGDEIPSEVDLRLPKYNWQRAVGAGLISKLECFECSVCSKFFDTEVTAEIHSRTATHHRNFLKFINEKSSDTKIAQKRAAAALEETERKKRKIEEAEAPAAEGTAAEGETTEGGEGELYDPSEATGDDEDFEMVEANPEGGEGEGEGDEEGAEGEDGQGEDNGEEEMEAQDEEEANEDQEVEPEPEPAAPTPAPATPAAKPEPAKTPVKAAAPAAAAAVAAAAASASPAPAGTPDASPSPAKKATPARAAAGPKATPQRQRARGRYNRY; via the exons ATGGTCAG CGTTAAAGTCAACGgaaaccagcaacagcagcaccatcgTTCAGCAAACTCGAGCAGCGCCAACAATCTCAAGGCCAACATCAATATGGCATTCCGTGGAAACCAGAACCGTAACCGCAACtttggtggcggcggcggcggcggtggtggtggcaacAACTATGGCGGACCCATGGGTGCCAACCGAATGGGCGGCATGAACATGTCACCCTGGGAGTCGCAGAACCCCGGCGGTGGACAGTTTGGCAACAATATGCGCCAGGGCGGCGGACAGATGAACGCCCAGGCCATCAATTTGGCCAACAATCTGCTGAACAATCTGTTCAGGAACCAGAACCCACCCTCGCTGCTGGACTTGCCgcgcggcggcggtggcatgGGAAATCGTAATCAGCGTGGCGGCCCG ATGGTCAGTCGCGGCGGCGGTGCAGGCAATCGTCTCAATAATCGTCGTGGCCAGGGAGGCTTCCAGAATCGTGGCGCCACTGGTGGTGGCAGTGGTGGTCCCAAGCCCCCGCAAAAGCAGGGCGGCGGCGGTATTCGCAAGCAAAATGCTTTTGATCGTGCCAAgaaacttttggccaaaaatgccaaccaaaataaaaagaaggaACCTACTCCTGGCGAAAAGAAAATCGAGAG CCCCACCAAGGACTCGCCGTATGCCAGCGTGCCTAATGACATGTTCTACTGTCATCTGTGCAAGAAGCACATGTGGGACGCCAACTCGTTCGAGAATCACATCAAGGGACGCACCCATCTGATGATGCGCGAGGGCATTGAGGAGAGCTATCGCCTGAAGGCGAACATGATCCGACAGGAGGCCAAGATCGCCGAGCAGCTCAAGTCGATTGAGTTCGATCGCCTGAAGCGCATGGGCAAGAGCAAGCAGCGCCAGCTGGACTACTGCACCATGTGCGATCTGAACTTCCACGGCCACATCTCGACCCATCGCAAGTCGGAGGGACATCTGCAGCTGAAGAAGTTCCTGCACCCCAAGTGCATCGAGTGCAACAAGGAGTTCGCCACTCGCATCGATTTCGACACCCATCTGCTCTCCGCCGAGCATCTGAAGAAGGCCGCCGAGAGCAACACCAAGGTGGGCGAGCGCAAGCGTCAGACTTTGCCGATCAgcaccgaggaggaggagacgcGCGATCTGCGTCTGCCCCAGAAGCGCAAGAAGAAGCCCGTGAAGAAGGAGGGTGAGACCGAGATCAAGAAGGAGGCTGGTGCCGAAGGTGAGACAGCCGAAGGCGAGGAGGCCGAGGGTGAGGAGACCAAGGAGGGCGAGGAAGCCGCCGACGATACCAAGGAGGGTGAGGAGCTCAACGagggcgaggaggaggaggaggtcgCTTTGCCCGTCGACCCCGAGGACTGCATCGTAGACTTCCTAGACGGCGACGAGATCCCCAGCGAGGTGGACCTCCGCCTGCCCAAATACAACTGGCAGCGTGCCGTCGGCGCCGGCCTCATCTCGAAGCTGGAGTGCTTCGAATGCTCTGTATGCAGCAAATTCTTCGACACTGAGGTGACCGCCGAGATCCACTCTCGCACGGCCACCCATCACCGCAACTTCCTCAAGTTCATCAACGAGAAGTCCAGCGACACCAAGATCGCCCAGAAGCGCGCTGCCGCCGCCCTGGAGGAGACTGAGCGTAAGAAGCGCAAGATCGAGGAGGCTGAGGCCCCCGCCGCCGAGGGCACCGCTGCCGAGGGAGAGACCACCGAGGGTGGCGAAGGCGAGCTGTACGACCCATCAGAGGCCACTGGCGATGATGAGGACTTCGAGATGGTCGAGGCCAACCCCGAAGGCGGTGAGGGCGAGGGTGAAGGTGATGAAGAGGGTGCCGAGGGCGAGGATGGCCAAGGCGAGGACAACGGCGAGGAGGAGATGGAGGCCCAGGACGAAGAGGAGGCCAATGAAGATCAGGAAGtcgagccagaaccagagccggCAGCTCCAACCCCAGCACCGGCCACGCCTGCCGCCAAACCAGAGCCTGCCAAGACTCCGGTCAAGGCTGCTGCTccggccgccgccgccgccgtcgctgctgctgctgcgtctgctTCACCTGCACCAGCAGGCACCCCAGACGCATCCCCATCGCCGGCCAAGAAGGCCACTCCCGCCAGGGCCGCCGCCGGGCCCAAGGCAACGCCGCAGCGTCAGCGCGCTCGGGGCCGCTACAACCGGTACTAG
- the Pep gene encoding zinc finger protein on ecdysone puffs isoform X2 has product MAFRGNQNRNRNFGGGGGGGGGGNNYGGPMGANRMGGMNMSPWESQNPGGGQFGNNMRQGGGQMNAQAINLANNLLNNLFRNQNPPSLLDLPRGGGGMGNRNQRGGPMVSRGGGAGNRLNNRRGQGGFQNRGATGGGSGGPKPPQKQGGGGIRKQNAFDRAKKLLAKNANQNKKKEPTPGEKKIESPTKDSPYASVPNDMFYCHLCKKHMWDANSFENHIKGRTHLMMREGIEESYRLKANMIRQEAKIAEQLKSIEFDRLKRMGKSKQRQLDYCTMCDLNFHGHISTHRKSEGHLQLKKFLHPKCIECNKEFATRIDFDTHLLSAEHLKKAAESNTKVGERKRQTLPISTEEEETRDLRLPQKRKKKPVKKEGETEIKKEAGAEGETAEGEEAEGEETKEGEEAADDTKEGEELNEGEEEEEVALPVDPEDCIVDFLDGDEIPSEVDLRLPKYNWQRAVGAGLISKLECFECSVCSKFFDTEVTAEIHSRTATHHRNFLKFINEKSSDTKIAQKRAAAALEETERKKRKIEEAEAPAAEGTAAEGETTEGGEGELYDPSEATGDDEDFEMVEANPEGGEGEGEGDEEGAEGEDGQGEDNGEEEMEAQDEEEANEDQEVEPEPEPAAPTPAPATPAAKPEPAKTPVKAAAPAAAAAVAAAAASASPAPAGTPDASPSPAKKATPARAAAGPKATPQRQRARGRYNRY; this is encoded by the exons ATGGCATTCCGTGGAAACCAGAACCGTAACCGCAACtttggtggcggcggcggcggcggtggtggtggcaacAACTATGGCGGACCCATGGGTGCCAACCGAATGGGCGGCATGAACATGTCACCCTGGGAGTCGCAGAACCCCGGCGGTGGACAGTTTGGCAACAATATGCGCCAGGGCGGCGGACAGATGAACGCCCAGGCCATCAATTTGGCCAACAATCTGCTGAACAATCTGTTCAGGAACCAGAACCCACCCTCGCTGCTGGACTTGCCgcgcggcggcggtggcatgGGAAATCGTAATCAGCGTGGCGGCCCG ATGGTCAGTCGCGGCGGCGGTGCAGGCAATCGTCTCAATAATCGTCGTGGCCAGGGAGGCTTCCAGAATCGTGGCGCCACTGGTGGTGGCAGTGGTGGTCCCAAGCCCCCGCAAAAGCAGGGCGGCGGCGGTATTCGCAAGCAAAATGCTTTTGATCGTGCCAAgaaacttttggccaaaaatgccaaccaaaataaaaagaaggaACCTACTCCTGGCGAAAAGAAAATCGAGAG CCCCACCAAGGACTCGCCGTATGCCAGCGTGCCTAATGACATGTTCTACTGTCATCTGTGCAAGAAGCACATGTGGGACGCCAACTCGTTCGAGAATCACATCAAGGGACGCACCCATCTGATGATGCGCGAGGGCATTGAGGAGAGCTATCGCCTGAAGGCGAACATGATCCGACAGGAGGCCAAGATCGCCGAGCAGCTCAAGTCGATTGAGTTCGATCGCCTGAAGCGCATGGGCAAGAGCAAGCAGCGCCAGCTGGACTACTGCACCATGTGCGATCTGAACTTCCACGGCCACATCTCGACCCATCGCAAGTCGGAGGGACATCTGCAGCTGAAGAAGTTCCTGCACCCCAAGTGCATCGAGTGCAACAAGGAGTTCGCCACTCGCATCGATTTCGACACCCATCTGCTCTCCGCCGAGCATCTGAAGAAGGCCGCCGAGAGCAACACCAAGGTGGGCGAGCGCAAGCGTCAGACTTTGCCGATCAgcaccgaggaggaggagacgcGCGATCTGCGTCTGCCCCAGAAGCGCAAGAAGAAGCCCGTGAAGAAGGAGGGTGAGACCGAGATCAAGAAGGAGGCTGGTGCCGAAGGTGAGACAGCCGAAGGCGAGGAGGCCGAGGGTGAGGAGACCAAGGAGGGCGAGGAAGCCGCCGACGATACCAAGGAGGGTGAGGAGCTCAACGagggcgaggaggaggaggaggtcgCTTTGCCCGTCGACCCCGAGGACTGCATCGTAGACTTCCTAGACGGCGACGAGATCCCCAGCGAGGTGGACCTCCGCCTGCCCAAATACAACTGGCAGCGTGCCGTCGGCGCCGGCCTCATCTCGAAGCTGGAGTGCTTCGAATGCTCTGTATGCAGCAAATTCTTCGACACTGAGGTGACCGCCGAGATCCACTCTCGCACGGCCACCCATCACCGCAACTTCCTCAAGTTCATCAACGAGAAGTCCAGCGACACCAAGATCGCCCAGAAGCGCGCTGCCGCCGCCCTGGAGGAGACTGAGCGTAAGAAGCGCAAGATCGAGGAGGCTGAGGCCCCCGCCGCCGAGGGCACCGCTGCCGAGGGAGAGACCACCGAGGGTGGCGAAGGCGAGCTGTACGACCCATCAGAGGCCACTGGCGATGATGAGGACTTCGAGATGGTCGAGGCCAACCCCGAAGGCGGTGAGGGCGAGGGTGAAGGTGATGAAGAGGGTGCCGAGGGCGAGGATGGCCAAGGCGAGGACAACGGCGAGGAGGAGATGGAGGCCCAGGACGAAGAGGAGGCCAATGAAGATCAGGAAGtcgagccagaaccagagccggCAGCTCCAACCCCAGCACCGGCCACGCCTGCCGCCAAACCAGAGCCTGCCAAGACTCCGGTCAAGGCTGCTGCTccggccgccgccgccgccgtcgctgctgctgctgcgtctgctTCACCTGCACCAGCAGGCACCCCAGACGCATCCCCATCGCCGGCCAAGAAGGCCACTCCCGCCAGGGCCGCCGCCGGGCCCAAGGCAACGCCGCAGCGTCAGCGCGCTCGGGGCCGCTACAACCGGTACTAG
- the anchor gene encoding integral membrane protein GPR155 produces MDSSMYYAKDNNVANTTEAAAFMEAVATTVRANATPRVDDGGVSMNNFYPALVQCFGIIICGYIAGRFKIISNAETKGLGTFVGTFALPSLIFLSLVELNWSAVNWSFLLAMLVSKAIVFFSVLIISLLVARPLNYARGGLMAIFCTQSNDFAIGYPIVMALYKDVHPEYAAYLYLMAPISLAILNPIGLVLMEISKIIKNKEEATRNPPLCPETCPAEQMAKRNRCFGDRAILVFNTIVALFFNPLLLMTLLGVAGGFLFPHGLPEMVSSTLRTLGQSFSATALFLLGLKIVGGRGTENKSIGFLLPGVLILVKILVLPLVIRQTVNIMQAGQNFNDTTELSTFGFLYGTFPAAPGAFVIATQYNMEVELVARSMVFCTFISAPLMFISAKMISLTNLKPLDYLHELDAFSFDISIAGAAACCCMLTLMIVTKRCKRMPQRITFCLVLSQLMCCIGVILWSKMEHVPRWPLYLQFFLFNIGTYSTRLWTALLAISLLFLQCRSLCFVLKMWPYMLVFAWGVPAIISGLLVAFDSNVMSGEKHHPSFQYGNAQAAIAVFMLVMCFIVTVGCLVLHQRYKKRYEKFMTYSRELSNPESESSDLHSTISTTNLLSHTDRTSLRQSVRTASYSSSSDDDEMIPTAAGVPANRANSSGGCGSGNGNCCSGGSAVTTPTTTSTVVVDIEDLLSRNRQRPNAVNPKDLDKIETEPATTEEIRSHMCSSSFNCGPSTSRQSCQTIIERYEDQTRRGLEPLEQTSDSDEHQTLKHTVLLIALLCSMFVGLAVSIWTLVMEGMSGIYLELSFLDAFLNFGQGLIVLAVFITDMGELLMPVVKLWRKLWYGANVVSLPHWSNVRPETKTICEQFRNHHLENCKKDIAKDRRWRIRVYRKVFYGSEFVSWLIEVGLSKDRMEAVHYARHLVDGRVLRHINNVYHFEDKLLLYNFCSRI; encoded by the exons ATGGATAGTTCTATGTACTACGCAAAGGACAATAATGTGGCCAACACCACAGAGGCGGCAGCGTTCATGGAGGCCGTCGCCACGACGGTCAGGGCCAATGCCACGCCACGCGTCGACGATGGCGGTGTATCCATGAACAATTTCTATCCGGCATTGGTTCAGTGCTTTGGCATCATCATATGCGG TTACATTGCCGGACGCTTCAAGATCATCAGCAATGCGGAAACCAAGGGACTGGGCACCTTTGTGGGCACCTTTGCCCTGCCCTCGCTCATCTTCCTGTCGCTGGTGGAACTCAACTGGAGTGCCGTCAACTGGAGCTTCCTCCTGGCGATGCTGGTGTCCAAGGCGATTGTCTTCTTTTCGGTGCTGATCATTTCCCTGCTGGTGGCGAGGCCGCTCAACTATGCCCGCGGCGGTTTGATGGCCATTTTCTGTACGCAGAGCAATGATTTTGCCATCGGCTATCCCATAG TTATGGCTCTGTACAAGGATGTGCATCCGGAATATGCCGCGTATCTGTATTTGATGGCACCCATTTCGCTGGCCATACTCAATCCCATTGGTTTGGTGCTCATGGAGATCTCCAAGATAATCAAAAACAAGGAGGAGGCG ACACGCAATCCGCCACTGTGTCCGGAAACCTGTCCAGCCGAGCAAATGGCCAAACGGAATAGATGCTTCGGCGACCGTGCCATACTGGTGTTCAACACCATTGTGGCACTGTTCTTCAATCCACTGCTGTTGATGACCCTGCTGGGCGTGGCCGGGGGATTTCTTTTCCCCCATGGCCTGCCCGAAATGGTATCCAGCACGCTGCGCACGCTCGGACAGAGCTTCTCGGCCACTGCCTTGTTTCTGCTCGGCCTGAAGATTGTCGGTGGCCGGGGAACAGAGAACAAGAGCATTGGGTTCCTATTGCCTGGCGTCCTCATTCTAGTCAAGAT ATTGGTGCTGCCCTTGGTGATCCGGCAGACGGTGAACATCATGCAGGCGGGCCAGAACTTCAATGACACCACAGAGCTGAGCACTTTCGGCTTTCTCTATGGCACCTTTCCCGCTGCCCCGGGCGCCTTTGTCATTGCCACGCAGTACAACATGGAAGTGGAATTG GTTGCTCGCAGTATGGTCTTTTGCACGTTCATCTCAGCGCCTCTCATGTTCATATCCGCCAAAATGATATCGCTGACGAATCTAAAGCCTCTGGATTATCTGCACGAGCTGGACGCCTTCTCGTTTGACATTAGCATTGCTGGGgcagccgcctgctgctgcatgctgaCCCTGATGATTGTCACGAAGCGCTGTAAGCGCATGCCGCAGCGAATTACCTTCTGTCTGGTGCTGTCTCAG CTCATGTGCTGCATAGGGGTTATACTGTGGTCCAAAATGGAGCATGTGCCACGCTGGCCCTTGTATCTGCAGTTCTTTTTGTTCAACATTGGCACCTACAGCACTCGCCTGTGGACGGCTCTGTTGGCCATCTCCCTGCTCTTCCTGCAGTGCCGCAGCCTGTGTTTTGTGCTCAAAATGTGGCCCTATATG TTGGTGTTCGCTTGGGGCGTGCCGGCCATAATTTCGGGTCTCCTGGTGGCCTTCGACTCGAATGTGATGTCGGGAGAGAAACATCATCCCAGCTTTCAATATGGAAATGCCCAGGCAGCCATCGCTGTTTTTATGCTAGTTATGTGCTTTATAG TGACTGTCGGTTGCTTGGTGCTGCATCAGCGGTACAAGAAACGCTACGAGAAGTTCATGACATATTCACGTGAGCTGTCGAATCCAGAGTCGG AATCTTCAGATTTGCATTCGACCATATCCACAACCAATTTGCTGAGCCACACAGATCGAACCTCGCTAAGGCAGAGCGTGCGCACTGCTTCGTATTCGTCCTCGTCGGACGATGATGAAATGATACCCACAGCCGCGGGAGTGCCAGCGAACAGAGCCAATAGCAGTGGAGGCTGTGGCTCGGGCAATGGCAATTGCTGTTCCGGAGGAAGTGCCGTGACGaccccaacaacaaccagcacTGTGGTGGTCGACATTGAGGATCTGTTGAGTCGCAATCGTCAGCGACCGAATGCTGTTAATCCCAAAGATCTGGACAAAATCGAAACCGAACCAGCCACAACAGAAGA GATACGCAGTCACATgtgcagcagttcgttcaaTTGCGGGCCGAGCACTTCGCGGCAAAGCTGTCAGACGATTATCGAACGGTATGAGGATCAGACACGACGCGGACTCGAACCGCTGGAGCAAACAAGCGACTCGGACGAGCATCAGACGCTGAAGCACACCGTCCTGCTGattgctctgctgtgctccaTGTTTGTGGGCCTGGCCGTGTCCATTTGGACATTGGTGATGGAGGGCATGTCGGGCATCTATCTGGAGCTGAGTTTCCTCGACGCTTTCCTCAATTTCGGCCAGGGTCTCATCGTCTTGGCTGTGTTCATAACGGACATGGGAGAGCTGCTCATGCCAGTGGTCAAGCTCTGGCGGAAGTTATG GTATGGAGCGAATGTCGTCAGCCTGCCGCACTGGTCGAATGTTCGTCCCGAAACGAAGACCATTTGCGAACAGTTTCGCAATCATCATTTGGAGAACTGCAAGAAGGACATTGCCAAGGACAGAAG GTGGCGCATTCGTGTCTACCGCAAGGTATTCTATGGCAGCGAATTCGTCAGCTGGCTCATCGAGGTGGGCCTCTCCAAGGACCGCATGGAGGCGGTGCACTATGCTCGGCATCTGGTCGACGGCCGAGTACTGCGGCACATCAACAACGTCTATCATTTCGAGGATAAGCTGCTGCTCTACAACTTTTGCAGTCGCATCTAA